A stretch of DNA from Brevibacillus ruminantium:
TTTGTATGCAATCCATCGGAAATCAAGAATTGAGACTCAGATCAAAAACGGACGTCCGCATATTACTGTCTCCATCTGAGTTGAGCTTAATTTAGAGGAAAAATTGAACGAGCAAATTCCCATAAATAGTTCCGATATCCTTGAAAAACTCAGACAGGAGGATGAAAAGGCGATTGCAAAGCTGTACAAAGGTTTAATTGAACAAACACAGAAGAAACAATCCGATATTTTCGGTTTTGGCGAATATGTTCGTGCGAAACAATCTCAATATTGGAATCGGGAAATCAAAACGAAAGAGCGATGGCAGGAAATGTACAAAGACATTTCAGTCGATATTAAAGTAGAATCGCGAATTCGCCGTGTCGGTATGAAAGCAAAATAATAGACAGGATGAATTGGAAATTGAGGGGGCTACAAGCCATGCCTTACGCTGGGTTTACGAGTTATATCGGTTACGTTACATCCTTATGGTTGGTTACTGGGTTGTTAATGTTACGGTTGGATGTAGGAAGTTATGCGCTGGCGGAGATGAACAAGGAAAAAAGTGTAGCCCGTTTTCTTGGATGGCTCAATGTAGCATTAGGGACTTTGTTGTTAATCGTATATTGGGCGTTCTGAAAGTGGTAGAGTGCATTGTAAAGTTCTAGAACGAAAACAGAAACAATTCCAGCAGGGCTGCTACTGTACAAAAAGCCAGTCAAAACACGAGTATAAAGTGTTAGACTGGCTTGGTTTATTAAACGCTCGTACCCTTTTTGCTTTGGTTCATACATAGGAGTATCCTACTGTTGCGAAGTTGTTAAAAAATTGTAGGCACCATGCCCCCGTCCATCCGGATCGGAGAACCTTTAAATGCGGATGCATAAGGGCTGCATAGGAATGCAGCCAGCCTGCCTATTTCAAAAGGCTTGATAAACCGCTGTATTTCTGATTGAGGCAGGTTCGCAGCCATAAATTTTTTCTCTTTTTCCGGAAATGCCATATCATCAGGAAACAAACTTTCAATGATTTGATATACATTTTCGGAAAGCGTTGGTCCTGGCATGATTGTATTCGATGTGACTTCCGTTCCTATCGTCAGTTTAGACAAGCTTTTTGACAGGGATAATAACATCGATTTGGTCATACAATACTGGGGCATTTGCCCTGAAGGCATGACCGCTTCTTCACTTGCAATAAAAATGATTCGTCCATAATTGTTTTTCAACATTTGAGGCAAATAAAACTTAGATAATCCATTCGCGGCAAGGACATTCGTTCGGAAGTACTTTTCCCATACTTCATCGTCAACGTCCTCATATGACATGATTTCATAAATGCCCATATTGTTAACCAGAATATCGACATGGGGATATTTCTCAAATAAAGCCTCTCTTTGCTGCTTATCCACAATATCAGCTGTAGCATTCTGAGGGGAAGTAGCCGGGAACTCCGACTTCAGTTCATTTACGGTTCGTTCTACCTCTTCATGATTTCGTCCATTAATGAGGACATTGACGCCTTCTCTGGCAAGTTCAATGGCAATTGCTTTCCCAATACCTTTCGTTGATCCTGTTACCATAGCTGTTTTGTTCATTAATCCCATATCCATAACACATGTCTCCTTTGGTGTCATTCATGGCAAGCTGATTAGAAGTTATTCTTGGAACAGCCAAGTGCTCCGGATAGAGATTATATTACTTCATCCGAATCGTTCGGTAACTAGCGTATAACGCCAAATTTCTTGTTTAAGCCGCCAAATAATGAAACTCGAAAACGGCTAGCCTTGCTTAGAAGGGGAAGGGTTGCGGATTCTATGACGGCGGGTTTGCCCCTAAATATTCGGTACGCCAATTGGAAGGAGTATCGCCTTCCCAAAGGCGAAAGGCGCGGTAAAACGAGTTTTGGTCTTCATATCCAATTAAGAAAGCCACTTCTTTGATATCGAGCTTAGGGTCTGCCAAGTATTTTCGTGCCTGTTCATGCCGAACATGCGTCAACAACTCCGTGAAAGTTGTGCCTTCTTCAGTTAGACGGCGCTGCAAAGTACGATCGCTCATGCCCAGGTCGCTCGCCACAGCCCGAATGTCAAGGCGCCCTCCGGATAGGCTGCGCTTTAATATCCACTTGACCATCTCGGCGGCTGAACGGC
This window harbors:
- a CDS encoding SDR family NAD(P)-dependent oxidoreductase; translation: MDMGLMNKTAMVTGSTKGIGKAIAIELAREGVNVLINGRNHEEVERTVNELKSEFPATSPQNATADIVDKQQREALFEKYPHVDILVNNMGIYEIMSYEDVDDEVWEKYFRTNVLAANGLSKFYLPQMLKNNYGRIIFIASEEAVMPSGQMPQYCMTKSMLLSLSKSLSKLTIGTEVTSNTIMPGPTLSENVYQIIESLFPDDMAFPEKEKKFMAANLPQSEIQRFIKPFEIGRLAAFLCSPYASAFKGSPIRMDGGMVPTIF
- a CDS encoding CLC_0170 family protein; this translates as MLRLDVGSYALAEMNKEKSVARFLGWLNVALGTLLLIVYWAF